CCGCGGAAACCGCGCCGCGCCGGTAATGCCGGCGTTGTGAGGGCTCACGCGGCCTGCGACCGCTCGGCCCGCGGCGGGCGGCCGTAGCGCCGGCGGTAGGCTCGGGAAAAATATGCCGAGGAGCCGAAGCCGCAGGCGAAGCCGATCTCGGAGACCGGCATGTCCGTCTGGCTGAGCAGATGGCGCGCCCGCTCCAGCCGGATGTCCAGATAGTGGCGCAGGGGCGGCTTGCCCATGTGCGTGGCGAACAGCCGGTCCAGCTGACGCTTGGTTAGCTCGCAGGCCGCCGCCACCTCCGCCAGGCTCACGGGCGCTTCGATGTTCTGCTCCATCACTGCAACCGCGCGCACCAGCGTGCGATTGTGCGTCCCCGCGCGGCGGTCGGCGGGCATGCGCTGGGTGACGTCCGCCTGCCGGACCTCGTGGTGCATGAACTGCTCCGACACGCTCACCGCCAACTCGTGGGAGTGGTGCTGGCTGATCAGGTCCAGCATCAGGTCCAGCGCGGCCGTGCCGCCCGAGCAGGTGAAGATGGAGCCGTCGACGTCGAACAGCGCGTCGCGGGCGTCCACGTCGGGGTAGGCCTCGCGGAAGGCGTCCAGCACCTCCCAGTGCAGCGTCACGTGGCGACCCGACAGCAGCCCCGCCTCCGCCAGCAGGTAGGGGGCGGTGTCGAAGGCGCCCAGGTCGCGGCCCTGGCGGTGCAGCTTGCGCAGCCAGGGATAGATGCGCGGATCGGCGTTACGCAGCGGATCCTCGCTGGCGACCACGGCGACGACGGGCACGTCCGCCACGTCGTCGATGCCGGCCTCCGTCATGATCGCCATGCCGTTGCTGGCCTGAATCGGTCCGCCGGTGGCGGAGATGAACTGCCAGCGGTACGCATCCCCGCCGGCGAAGCGGTTGGCCACGCGCAAGGGCTCCACGGCCGAGAGCAGGCACATCATCGAAAAGTTCGGCACCAACAGGAAGCCGATGCGTTGGGGCTGTTCCAGGTTGCGTTCGTGCAGCACGGGCACCCCCGCTTTCGCGTCCGATCTCCTGCCGTGTTTATCCGCTTTTTCCTTTCTTGGCAAAATAGAGCAAGCTGATGCCCGTGGGTCCACCGGGCGGCTCAACGGCTTGGCGTGCTGTCGCAGTCGCCGCCGAGGTGCTTGAACGATTTTTCCGCGGCTTGCCGCGGTGACGCGTTCGCCAGAGAGATCGGACAAGACAGGGGTGGCACCCATGCGGCCTGCTGGCGGTGGCGCGCACGATCCCCGGCAAGCGGGACGGCGCACGACACCAGCATGGTCGAGCGGGAGGGTCATCCCATGCGCAAGGACGTCATCCTCACCTGCGCCGTCACGGGCGCGGGTGCCACCACCGGCCGCAGCGACAAGGTTCCGGTCTCGCCGGCCGCCATCGCCGACGCCTGCATCGAGGCCGCCCGCGCCGGCGCCTCGGTCGTCCACGCCCACGTCCGCGATCAGGAGACGCACGAGCAGAGCCGCGACCCGCAGATGTTCCATGAGGTCGTGGACCGCGTGCGCAGCGCCGACGTCGACGCGGTCATCAACCTCAGCTCCGGCATGGGCAGCGACCTCGTCGTCGACGACGCCAACCCGGCCACGCCGGGCGAGGGCAGCGATCTGGTCGACGCGCACACGCGGCTGGCGCACGTCGAGCGCTGCCTGCCCGAGCTGTGCACGCTCGACTGCGGCACGATGAACTTCGGCGACGGCCGCGACGTCGTGGTGCAGACGCCCAACATTCTGCGCGCCATGGCGAAGCGCGTGCGCGAGCTGGGCGTCAAGCCGGAGATGGAGTGCTTCGACACCGGCCACGTCTGGTTCGCCAACCAGCTCGTGAACGAGGGCCTGATCGCCGACCCGCCGCTCTACCAGCTCTGCATGGGCATTCCGTGGGGCGCGCCCGGCGATCCGCAGAGCATGATGAACATGGCGCGCCTGGTTCCCGAGGGGGCGCACTGGGCCGGCTTCGGCATCGGCCGCAACGAAATGCCCATGGTGGCGCAGGCCGCGCTGCTGGGCGGCCACGTCCGCGTGGGGCTGGAGGACAACATCTTCCTGTCCAAGGGCGTGCTCGCCACCAACGGCCAGCTCGTCGAGAAGGCGCGCACCATCGTCGAGAACATGGGCGCCAACATCGCCTCGCCGCAGCAGACGCGCGAGATGCTCAACCTGCGCCAGCCGTAACCGTCGCGGCGCTGATGTGATTTTCCGGAGATACACCGCATGACACGTCCCGATCCCAACCAGGTGACGCGCGTCGGCGTCGTCGGCGCCGGCGTCATCGGCGGCGGCTGGGCCGCGCACTTCCTGGGCCGCGGCTACGACGTCGTGGCCTATGACCCCGCGCCGGACGCCGGCGACCGCCTGCGCCGCATCGTCGACGGCGCGTGGCCGGCGCTGGAGGACCTCGGCCTCGCCGAGGGCGCCTCGCCGGACCGCCTCCGGATCGCCGACAGCATGGCGGAGGCCTGCGCGGACGTTCCCTTCGTGCAGGAGAGCGGCCCCGAGCGCCTGGACCTGAAGCAGCGCCTGCTCGCCGACCTGGACTCGGTCGCACCGGCGGACACCATCATCGGGTCCTCGACCTCCGGCTACGGCATGAGCGAGATGCAGCGCGCGTGCGCGCGGCCCGAGCGCACCGTGGTCGGCCATCCCTTCAATCCGCCGTACCTCGTGCCCCTGGTCGAGGTCGTGGGCGGCCAAAAGACCGATCCCGAGGCGGTGACGTGGGCGAGCGCATTCTATACGGCCGCCGGCAAGTCCGTGATCGAGATGGACGTCGAGCTGTCCGGCTTCCTGGCC
The Limimonas halophila genome window above contains:
- a CDS encoding GlxA family transcriptional regulator, translating into MLHERNLEQPQRIGFLLVPNFSMMCLLSAVEPLRVANRFAGGDAYRWQFISATGGPIQASNGMAIMTEAGIDDVADVPVVAVVASEDPLRNADPRIYPWLRKLHRQGRDLGAFDTAPYLLAEAGLLSGRHVTLHWEVLDAFREAYPDVDARDALFDVDGSIFTCSGGTAALDLMLDLISQHHSHELAVSVSEQFMHHEVRQADVTQRMPADRRAGTHNRTLVRAVAVMEQNIEAPVSLAEVAAACELTKRQLDRLFATHMGKPPLRHYLDIRLERARHLLSQTDMPVSEIGFACGFGSSAYFSRAYRRRYGRPPRAERSQAA
- a CDS encoding 3-keto-5-aminohexanoate cleavage protein; amino-acid sequence: MRKDVILTCAVTGAGATTGRSDKVPVSPAAIADACIEAARAGASVVHAHVRDQETHEQSRDPQMFHEVVDRVRSADVDAVINLSSGMGSDLVVDDANPATPGEGSDLVDAHTRLAHVERCLPELCTLDCGTMNFGDGRDVVVQTPNILRAMAKRVRELGVKPEMECFDTGHVWFANQLVNEGLIADPPLYQLCMGIPWGAPGDPQSMMNMARLVPEGAHWAGFGIGRNEMPMVAQAALLGGHVRVGLEDNIFLSKGVLATNGQLVEKARTIVENMGANIASPQQTREMLNLRQP
- a CDS encoding 3-hydroxyacyl-CoA dehydrogenase NAD-binding domain-containing protein; its protein translation is MTRPDPNQVTRVGVVGAGVIGGGWAAHFLGRGYDVVAYDPAPDAGDRLRRIVDGAWPALEDLGLAEGASPDRLRIADSMAEACADVPFVQESGPERLDLKQRLLADLDSVAPADTIIGSSTSGYGMSEMQRACARPERTVVGHPFNPPYLVPLVEVVGGQKTDPEAVTWASAFYTAAGKSVIEMDVELSGFLANRLQEAVWREALHMVANNEATVEQIDQAMTEGPGPRWAFMGPCLTFHLAGGEGGMAHMLDHFGPSLESPWTRLLAPELTTELRDRMVEGCEREADGRSTAELIAERDRKLIAVLRAREAV